The Vibrio echinoideorum DNA window CAAAAGTAGGAGCCACTTCTTCAATATTGCCAAAGCGTCCCATAGGAATATTGCTAGCAATGGTCGATTTCAGTTCATCACTTTTGCCATCGTGAAATGCGGTGTCGATAGTACCCGGTGAAACAATGTTGAAACGGATATTGTCTTTAGCAAACTCTTTCACCCAGTTGCGGTGGATATCGTGTAGCCACGCTTTTGATGCGGCATATACGCCAGCACCCACACCACCACCTTCACGAGCAGCAATCGAGCCTGTGCTGATAACACACGATGTTTGCCCAGACTTAATGGCAGATGCGCGTAAATGAGGGATAGAAAACTTGGTTGTCATCAATGCAGAGCGAACGTTAAGATTCATTACACGCTCATAAAATTCGTCATCGATATTTTCTAGGTTTGCACGACCGCCAAGGCCACCTGCGTTATTAATCAACACATCCATACCACCGAAATGATCGGTGAATTCTTTGACTAATTTTTCGCAATCTGATGTTTCCATCAAGTTTGCTGGAAAAAACGCAACATCACCGCCAAGTGCTGTGAGCTCAGATAGAACACCATCAACTTTTGGGCTGAAAGCTCGACTATTGATACCAATCTTTGCACCGTACTTTGCGAAAACACGTGCGGTAGCTAAGCCCATACCAGCGGTAGAGCCAGTAATTAGAATGCGTTTGCCCTTTAAGTCATTAAACATCAGCGTCGCCTATATTGTAGATTATTTGCGTTAATAAATCATACAATAACACTTGCTATATTCAAGTGTGGCTATCTCAAAACTGATCATTAACGAGATTAATAGTCGGGGTAAAGGTGGTTTTGTGAGTTTGCGCATACAAAATCAGTGTAAATAAGAACTATTTGTATGAATTAATGGCTTGGTTATGGTTTGTGTGGTCAATCTTTATAAGATTAACAAAATATTGCCTTAGACTATATTAGGCTTGACCTCACGTTATTCTTATACTGAGTTGGTGCAGGTATAAATCAGTGTTATAGTCCGCGTTAAATAATACATATCTAATAAGTAAGTAGACACATGGCTGGCTCTTTCAATTCGATTTCAGGCTCTAAGCGAAGCCTTCATGTGCAAGTTGCACGTGAAATCGCTCGTGGTGTTTTGTCGGGCAAATTGCCCCAAGGTTCCATTATCCCTGGTGAAATGGCGTTGTGTCAGCAATTTGGGATAAGTAGAACGGCATTAAGAGAAGCCGTTAAGCTTCTGACTTCAAAAGGCCTACTAGAATCTCGTCCAAAAATAGGTACTCGCGTTGTTGACCGCGCATTCTGGAACTTTTTAGATCCGCAATTGATTGAATGGATGGATGGATTAGCAGACACCGATCAATTCTGCCATCAGTTCTTGGGTTTACGTCGTGCGATTGAACCTGAAGCGTGTGCGCTAGCAGCTCAGTTCGCTAGCGCTGATCAACGTATTGAATTGTCGGGTATTTTTCAACAAATGGTAGAAATATCGGGTGCTGAAGAGTTTAACCAAGAAAGTTGGTTAGATATCGATATGAAATTCCATAGCCTTATCTTCAATGCAACGGGTAACGACTTTTACCTGCCATTTGGTAATATCTTAACGACTATGTTTGTTAACTTTATTTCTCACTCTTCTGAAGAGGGAAGTACGTGTATTAACGAGCATCGCCAAATTTATGAAGCAATCATGGCTGGCAACAGTGATAAGGCGCGCCAAGCGTCGGCAAGCCACCTATTAGATACCAATCATAGATTGCCAATAGCTAGCTAACTGTTTTTAAAAGGTTTTAAATCTGAAGTTCTAATCGTTTTTGTCTATAGATTTGAAGAACTAGGGCAACCAAGATTAAAATCATTGTCCAAATAAGATACACATTTAAAAAAGCACGTTTGATACGTGCTTTTTTTACATCCAAAATTGATGAAAACCTGACCAATGTCCAATATTTAACCTATTGTTTGTTGTTTTGTTAAAAGCACTAGCAACTGACATTGTTGGTTATATAATAATACTAATTAAATTATTGCGAGTGTGATTATGCCTCAGTCTCTTTTGCCAAATATTCTTCAATTTATCGGTCAGATAGACCCTTTCGATAAGATCCCTAAAGAAGCGCTTCGTGAACTTGCCTCTAATGTTCAGATCACTTATCTCGGCAAAGGGGATGTGGTTGATCTGTGTGAGTCGGGTAAAGAAAAGTCGCTCTACATCATTCGAACCGGTTCTATGGAACAAAGAAAGTCAGACGGTGTACTTCGTGCGCGTTTAGGCAGTGAAGATTTGTTCGGCTTTACGTTCTTAGATTCTGAAGTTAACGACGAGAAAGGCTACAGAGCGATCGCAATCGAAAACACCTTACTTTATGTGATTCCACACTCGGCACTTCAAGCGCTGTTCAAGGCATTTCCAAGCT harbors:
- a CDS encoding SDR family NAD(P)-dependent oxidoreductase — translated: MFNDLKGKRILITGSTAGMGLATARVFAKYGAKIGINSRAFSPKVDGVLSELTALGGDVAFFPANLMETSDCEKLVKEFTDHFGGMDVLINNAGGLGGRANLENIDDEFYERVMNLNVRSALMTTKFSIPHLRASAIKSGQTSCVISTGSIAAREGGGVGAGVYAASKAWLHDIHRNWVKEFAKDNIRFNIVSPGTIDTAFHDGKSDELKSTIASNIPMGRFGNIEEVAPTFAFFASHACSGYVTGQILDVNGGQIAP
- a CDS encoding FadR/GntR family transcriptional regulator, encoding MAGSFNSISGSKRSLHVQVAREIARGVLSGKLPQGSIIPGEMALCQQFGISRTALREAVKLLTSKGLLESRPKIGTRVVDRAFWNFLDPQLIEWMDGLADTDQFCHQFLGLRRAIEPEACALAAQFASADQRIELSGIFQQMVEISGAEEFNQESWLDIDMKFHSLIFNATGNDFYLPFGNILTTMFVNFISHSSEEGSTCINEHRQIYEAIMAGNSDKARQASASHLLDTNHRLPIAS